In Diabrotica undecimpunctata isolate CICGRU chromosome 4, icDiaUnde3, whole genome shotgun sequence, a single genomic region encodes these proteins:
- the LOC140438551 gene encoding uncharacterized protein, with protein MAQQLTCLVIFVSLFVKSLQDCEYVEKAFKCKGGDDKSLMFDFNSKNANGVQVEELVFSKLPLSSVEHFLTALPDDVKDSTKIIRINECEVSEISEDIKDNYRNLQALDLSRNNINSLDVVTKLSEDLKELYLSNNKISAVTDDLKQLQKLEVIDLSYCKLTNVDFTVFKDNLNLTLVNVSHNDIVTSDSQEYIKNIKCVDLSYNKISKYTNIPSLCLDLSYTDMPGHYWYNISEQNKTVYIDKFYFSGNSKLKLWATNVKNDSLPIEIKYFNLSYFQGDLTELDLKKIKVRNLLTLQHTHIGNLDRSKYDFQPLFFEEGSNATFDLSYCSISDISSDYFQNYNLGRLNLCHNNFTILKNSVFKDAYIVQLDLCSSGIKDIEENAFLNLHVATLNLSNNEISNLKFLNSINTVRYVDLSKNSIRSIYSRDLASLKDLRKINLGDNSILVIEQNSFALDNINSVDLSNNKLREIKNGTFVNITTLQEVYLEGNSIESIENDSFEYLPSLQTVNLGDTDIYVIKQKAFSNVRSSNFNQIYLKNNEVNDLHLVCKIFK; from the coding sequence ATGGCTCAACAATTAACCTGTTTGGTTATTTTTGTATCGCTGtttgtgaaaagtttacaagactGTGAATATGTTGAAAAAGCTTTTAAGTGTAAGGGAGGTGATGATAAATCGTTAATGTTTGATTTTAATTCGAAGAATGCAAATGGTGTACAAGTGGAAGAACTGGTATTTTCAAAATTGCCGTTGTCGTCAGTAGAACACTTTCTAACAGCTCTTCCAGACGATGTCAAAGACAGTACAAAAATCATTAGAATCAATGAATGTGAAGTAAGTGAAATATCAGAAGACATTAAAGACAATTATAGGAATCTACAAGCCTTAGATCTAAGTAGAAATAATATTAACAGCTTAGATGTCGTTACAAAACTTTCAGAGGATTTGAAGGAACTATatctaagtaataataaaatatcagcAGTTACTGATGATcttaaacaattacaaaaattAGAAGTGATCGATCTCAGCTATTGTAAACTAACCAATGTCGATTTTACTGTATTTAAAGACAATTTAAATCTTACATTAGTCAACGTATCTCACAATGATATCGTGACTTCAGACTCTcaagaatacataaaaaatatcaaatgtGTCGACCTCAGCTACAATAAAATCTCCAAATATACCAACATACCCTCATTATGCCTGGACTTAAGTTACACAGATATGCCTGGACATTACTGGTACAACATTtcagaacaaaataaaacagtttaCATAGATAAATTCTACTTCTCTGGCAACAGTAAGTTGAAGTTGTGGGCTACTAATGTTAAAAATGATTCGTTACCAATAGAgatcaaatattttaatttatcttaCTTCCAAGGAGATCTAACTGAGCTcgatttaaagaaaattaaagtaaGGAACCTTCTTACTTTACAACATACCCATATTGGTAATTTAGATAGATCCAAGTATGATTTTCAGCCGTTGTTCTTCGAAGAAGGTAGCAATGCTACATTTGATCTATCATATTGTTCAATCAGTGACATTTCTAGTGactattttcaaaattataactTAGGCAGGCTCAATTTGTGTCACAATAATTTCACAATCTTAAAGAACAGTGTTTTTAAAGACGCTTATATCGTCCAGCTGGATTTGTGTAGTTCTGGTATTAAAGATATCGAAGAAAACGCTTTTTTAAACTTACACGTAGCTACCTTAAATTTGTCCAACAACGAAATAAGCAACTTGAAGTTTTTAAATAGCATAAACACCGTGCGGTACGTTGATTTGTCGAAAAATTCCATCAGAAGTATCTACTCCAGAGATTTGGCATCTCTAAAAGATCTAAGAAAGATTAACCTTGGAGATAACAGCATCTTAGTAATAGAGCAAAACAGTTTTGCTTTGGATAATATAAACAGCGTAGACTTAAGCAACAATAAGTTGAGGGAAATAAAAAATGGCACTTTTGTGAATATTACAACATTGCAAGAAGTTTATCTGGAAGGTAATAGTATTGAGAGCATCGAAAATGACTCGTTTGAGTATTTGCCTTCCCTACAGACTGTCAATTTGGGCGATACTGATATCTATGTCATCAAACAAAAAGCGTTTTCCAATGTTCGAAGTTCGAACTTTAATCAAATCTATCTGAAAAACAATGAAGTCAATGATTTACATTtagtttgtaaaatatttaaataa